A stretch of the Archangium violaceum genome encodes the following:
- a CDS encoding hotdog domain-containing protein, producing MSSHDAHYGGNLVDGARMLGLFGDVATELCIRLDGDEGLFRAYDSVEFLAPVYAGDFIEAEGEVIQVGNTSRKMRFEARKVIRPRPDVNDSAADVLAEPVVVCRASGTCVVPKDKQRGQR from the coding sequence ATGAGCAGCCACGACGCACACTACGGCGGCAATCTGGTGGACGGGGCGCGGATGCTCGGGCTGTTCGGCGACGTGGCCACCGAGCTGTGCATCCGCCTGGATGGGGACGAGGGACTGTTCCGCGCCTATGACTCGGTGGAGTTCCTCGCGCCGGTGTACGCCGGGGACTTCATCGAGGCGGAGGGGGAAGTCATCCAGGTGGGCAATACCTCGAGGAAGATGCGCTTCGAGGCGCGCAAGGTGATCCGCCCTCGGCCGGACGTGAACGATTCGGCGGCGGACGTGTTGGCGGAGCCGGTGGTGGTGTGCCGGGCGAGCGGGACCTGCGTGGTGCCGAAGGACAAACAGCGAGGTCAGCGATGA
- a CDS encoding 3-keto-5-aminohexanoate cleavage protein, producing the protein MNNPMVITAAMVGAETTREQTPYLPITAEEIAEDAVKCREAGAAMVHLHVRTADGKPSQDTELFRAAIRAIRKRTDILIQVSTGGAVGMGVDERCGGLRLTGEDRPDMATLTTGTVNFGDEVFWNPRPLVRDIARRIKALGLRPEFECFDVGMIDEARALAKEGVAELPGHFDFVLGVPGALTAREDALDFMIKSLPEGSTWTVAGVGRHQLPFVELAAERGGNARVGLEDNIYVSKGVLAKGNWELVAEAAKRVKAKGRTLATPQEARKLLHLDTV; encoded by the coding sequence ATGAACAACCCCATGGTCATCACCGCGGCGATGGTGGGTGCGGAGACGACGCGCGAGCAGACGCCCTACCTGCCCATCACGGCGGAGGAGATCGCCGAGGACGCGGTGAAGTGCCGGGAGGCCGGCGCGGCGATGGTGCACCTGCACGTGCGCACGGCGGACGGCAAGCCGTCGCAGGACACGGAGCTGTTCCGGGCGGCGATCCGGGCCATCCGCAAGCGGACGGACATCCTCATCCAGGTGTCCACGGGCGGAGCGGTGGGAATGGGCGTGGACGAGCGTTGCGGCGGGCTGCGGCTGACGGGCGAGGATCGCCCGGACATGGCCACGCTGACGACGGGCACGGTGAACTTCGGCGACGAGGTGTTCTGGAATCCGCGCCCGCTGGTGCGGGACATCGCCAGGCGGATCAAGGCACTGGGCCTGCGGCCGGAGTTCGAGTGCTTCGACGTGGGCATGATCGACGAGGCGCGGGCGCTGGCGAAGGAGGGGGTGGCGGAGTTGCCGGGCCACTTCGACTTCGTGCTGGGCGTACCGGGGGCACTGACGGCGCGCGAGGACGCGCTGGACTTCATGATCAAGTCGCTGCCGGAGGGGAGCACGTGGACGGTGGCGGGAGTGGGGCGGCACCAGCTGCCATTCGTGGAACTGGCGGCGGAGCGGGGTGGTAACGCGCGAGTGGGGCTCGAGGACAACATCTACGTGTCCAAGGGCGTGTTGGCGAAGGGCAACTGGGAGCTGGTGGCGGAGGCGGCGAAGAGGGTGAAGGCGAAGGGCCGGACGCTCGCGACGCCGCAGGAAGCCCGCAAGCTCCTGCACCTGGACACTGTGTAA